The genomic region GACGGCGAGCAGGTCCGCATTCGGGTCCGCCGGGTGGCGGCGGCCTGAGGTCAATCGGCCCGTCCATCAGTATCGATTCTCTTCCACCACATTCTGTTTCTTTCCATGGAAAAGTCAACGTATTACAACCCCGCCGATCTGGCCAAATTTGGCAATATCACCGAGTGGCAGCCCGAAATGGGCAACAAGTTTTTCGCTTACTATGCCGAGGTGTTTAAGGAAGGCGCGCTTTCGGAGCGGGAAAAGGCGCTGATTGCGCTGGCAGTGGCCCACGCCGTGCAATGCCCCTACTGCATCGATGCCTACACGTCGGACTCGCTGCAGAAAGGCGCCGACGAAGCCCAGATGATGGAGGCCGTGCACGTTGCCGCCGCCATCAAGGGCGGAGCCGCTTTGGTGCACGGCGTTCAGATGATGAACAAGGCCAAGGAACTATCGATGTGAATCGCTGATTTGTGCTGATTGAGGTGATTCCGCTGATTTCCTTTGGTCAGACCTTATGGCCTTTTCAGTAGCAACTTCTGGTGACCAACGATCAGTGAAATCAATTCAATCAGCGTAAATCAGCGATTTATGAAGTCTCTCCAGGCGCGCCACGCGCTATTGGCCGATACCGGCTACCAGCTGACGGTACTTTCCCAGGCTGATGCTGCCGGGGCGCACCTGCCGGCGTTTGCGCACAAGCTGCGCGAAACCGGCCTGCTGCCGCTGCGCCCTACCAGTCTGCGCGTGATGCAGATCAACGTGGGCAAGATGTGCAACCAAGTGTGCAAGCACTGCCACGTAGACGCCGGGCCCGACCGCACCGAAATCATGACCCGCGAAACCATGCAGGAGTGCCTGGCGGCGCTGGCGCAGTCGGATATCCAGGTGGTGGACCTGACCGGCGGGGCACCGGAGATGAACCCGGACTTCCGCTGGCTGGTGGAGCAGATTTCGGCTCTGGGCCGCCAGACCATTGTGCGCTGCAACCTGACCATCATCGTGGCCAACAAGAAGTACCACGACCTGCCGGAGTTTTTTGCCAAGCACCAAGTGCAGGTAGTGTCGTCGTTGCCGCACTTCTCGGCGGCCCGCACCGATGCCCAGCGGGGCGAAGGCGTGTTCGGACGTTCCATCCGGGCCCTTCAGATGCTGAACGAGGTGGGCTATGGCGTGGAAGGCTCGGGTTTGCTGCTGGACCTGGTGTTCAACCCGTCGGGTGCTTTCCTGCCCGGCAGCCAGGCCTCGCTGGAGCGCGAGTTCAAGCAGCGGCTGCTGCGCGAGCATGGCATCGTGTTCAATAACCTACTGGCCATCACCAATCTGCCCGTGAGCCGCTTCTTGGAATATCTGCTGGAAAGCGGCAACTACGAGAGCTACATGGAGAAGCTGGTGGCGGCCTACAACCCCACGGCGGCCGAAAACGTGATGTGCCGCAGCACCCTCAGCGTCAGCTGGGACGGGCTGCTCTACGACTGCGACTTCAACCAGATGCTGGAGCTGCCCGTGGCCGCCCCCGCCCCCCAGCACATCCGCGACTTCGACGAGGCGGCGCTTAATGCCCGGGCCATCGTGGTAAACCAGCACTGCTTTGGCTGCACGGCTGGCGCGGGTTCCAGCTGCGGCGGTGCCACCACGTAGCCTGCTCAGCCGCCGTAACTGCCGTTAACCGCACCACTTTGTATGCTGAACCGCCTTGTACATAAGCTGGCCTGGCTTCGCCGCACGAGCCTTGTATCGTCGGGCCTGTGGCTGCTGGCGCTGGGAGCCTGCGGGCGAGAGCGGCAGGGCGAGCCGGCTCGCACCACTACCGCCTACGACCAGCTGCTGAAAACGCTGTACCGCAATACGGTGCCGTTGATGCAGCCAGCCCAGCTGGCCGCCACCCTGCAGGCCAAGCCCGGCGGCGTGGTGCTGCTGGACACCCGCACGCCCGACGAATACCGCATAAGCCACCTGCAGGGCGCCCGGTTTGTGGACTTCGGCACCTTCGAGAAGTCCGAGTTCCGCGACGTGCCCCGCGACCGGCCAGTAGTGGTGTACTGCTCGGTGGGCTACCGGAGCGAGCGGGTAGGGGAGCGGCTGCGCGCCCTCGGCTTCCGCGACGTGCGCAACCTCTACGGCGGCATTTTCCAGTGGGTGAACGACGGCTATCCGGTGGTCAACGCCCAGGGCCGCACCGACGAAGTACACCCATACTCGGTGCTGTGGAGCCCGTGGCTGAAAAAAGGCCGTAAGGTATACGAGTAGGCGCGC from Hymenobacter canadensis harbors:
- a CDS encoding arsenosugar biosynthesis-associated peroxidase-like protein encodes the protein MEKSTYYNPADLAKFGNITEWQPEMGNKFFAYYAEVFKEGALSEREKALIALAVAHAVQCPYCIDAYTSDSLQKGADEAQMMEAVHVAAAIKGGAALVHGVQMMNKAKELSM
- the arsS gene encoding arsenosugar biosynthesis radical SAM (seleno)protein ArsS (Some members of this family are selenoproteins.), translated to MKSLQARHALLADTGYQLTVLSQADAAGAHLPAFAHKLRETGLLPLRPTSLRVMQINVGKMCNQVCKHCHVDAGPDRTEIMTRETMQECLAALAQSDIQVVDLTGGAPEMNPDFRWLVEQISALGRQTIVRCNLTIIVANKKYHDLPEFFAKHQVQVVSSLPHFSAARTDAQRGEGVFGRSIRALQMLNEVGYGVEGSGLLLDLVFNPSGAFLPGSQASLEREFKQRLLREHGIVFNNLLAITNLPVSRFLEYLLESGNYESYMEKLVAAYNPTAAENVMCRSTLSVSWDGLLYDCDFNQMLELPVAAPAPQHIRDFDEAALNARAIVVNQHCFGCTAGAGSSCGGATT
- a CDS encoding rhodanese-like domain-containing protein, which produces MLNRLVHKLAWLRRTSLVSSGLWLLALGACGRERQGEPARTTTAYDQLLKTLYRNTVPLMQPAQLAATLQAKPGGVVLLDTRTPDEYRISHLQGARFVDFGTFEKSEFRDVPRDRPVVVYCSVGYRSERVGERLRALGFRDVRNLYGGIFQWVNDGYPVVNAQGRTDEVHPYSVLWSPWLKKGRKVYE